A stretch of the Bartonella henselae str. Houston-1 genome encodes the following:
- a CDS encoding hemagglutinin repeat-containing protein produces the protein MRYEKREQRATLLGVLVSSTMLKKVLFWGLGFSCLLAPSALQAQISVDAKANSAHRPDIVAAPNGVPSIDIVTPNSSGLSHNKYDDFNIGHVGVIWNNHAQEVGQSQLGGIMPGNPHLRFSGSAKVILNEVTSGKRSALNGPGEVFGKQADVIIANPNGISCDGCGFINTPHATLTTGVPEIDVSGFLKGFVVKGGEITFGARGANFFSGKGVVDVVDIVSRTVHFEGPVAGREIGVAAGTGNFDYASRQMKALTDITGKPEYAIDGSALGALQADQIKLVATEKGVGVRMRHDMAANAGQLHLSADGKISLQNAFGHRGVVLKSKSQSVLAKHIASKKHIEIAAKKDVTLETIGADGHFIAEAQEGLLTIAGQATSGGNMQLSSREAIKVSGLGAGADIAFATGGDLTIGGTILSGGNLKAHAGGDIRAHLLAGGVDMAATGAAGKLVLGSHGGVDLQSVGGIIDAESIYGAGEITLVSHNGVSVSQFLQSHDNVAIHTQPDAGVHFGQLIAYGRADIDGGAVDFSSLMTGGDAVLKVRNLEAGTLMTGGDFVQSSVFGKLILHEKGSLSITAQRGIKVGHIISGENIALFAGNDIYYDQVIGYGSTTLTSGSGGISVENVLSAMGDVRLTANTLDLSKNCSHIYTPQTLYLKGDHIDVSGSELTYGGLDFQSTNALDIQHARLQAVTDKGGSGDIVFRAPGIMTDKETSVLAARDFTIKTGKLHNSGQLAAGQNLAFSVTGDATNSKTGLVYVKGNGALKVDGALLNDFGAIVAEGDLSFTNLGGTGKSLSLVNKAGLIQAGGNLNIQTKTLQNEADSIPEMKEKKEYSDLSFQRPEGADQLSDGMLYQDGPNLWGKGHEHQSHTGPFKGHVKIFLDTPLWNSKEGTYGTATLKDGSVYKAFTWEFEPVYDQKSVKRYRWDNWSHMTEETVTQAFSHKPAVQGMIQSTGDLIIHADNIENNYSIMRAGGNADIYVSVLTNVGATAYKNTYLGCKVHTDAYCYGYKADGSRDVSLDIANGTFRQTGSEVLDTVSGLVQAGGTLNLVVNTLNNTAAEGSITGDAHFEAKAVGGNPLEALSGLTGAGALFTPKVDLNNSGEPSEGLPLPKPQSGGVGGTLPQQNFLYETRAEFLDVGKFYGSAYFLNRIGYNPDREIFFLGDAYFEKQLVEKQMRDLVGQGLGKGSFIPGSDAIEQVKTLLDVGADYVKANNLVFGEALSEEQLASLEAPMVIYVRQRIKGMDVYAPVLYIPEKDSASFVSAGALIMGDDVNITSQNTSTSTVTNSGRIAANHQLHVHGGDILSQGGHFAAGSDAVLLAENNIHLDAGRTMVDGVETVLNTNALSAGGNATVLAKKDMTASGVKISTGGDLAMATEQGNLTIGAIKTTDHDAQGNASMHQQSEVNSGGSTTLSSGKDLNILGSEVQTKDNLFLQAKDTVSLDATRNSANSYRGDHTSHVAVHNGSYLSSGKETTVLSGKDIRVFASDIDAKGNVALGAQGNITIDTKSDEMEYHLQGTNLKVDMQASRAVGSSINAGGDFTAIAGQDGTPHDLTITGSAVTADGKVELKASNAILITNAENSLQYEMSYHKKGGVFSSSKSQHNKIDAAQVVGSLISGGKGVALDSANNTEIVASIFTAGKPGEKTPEEQAKADMTIHSGGNILIKGAQEKYNQQQQSSTSSVLHEKSSDNSEAHTTTVSSILGATGNIVLDAQGDATLTASHMIANEDINVAGQSVTIDGMTDHHSSHSETHETGFGVGSGKGFVSIYGSESKTENEESFEHQGSSLNGKNITITAKKEDVNVVGSDFSAGEDIKLSAVHNVNVLPGHKSHSASTQEERSGFGFQFEKNRSGASVGVGVASAKDTGDQWEKSNTPSNFKAGRDVQINAGNDVNLQATNVSANRDVNIDAGNNITLETSYDISKAEEKHEKSFAGVTGSVNVGILGTVQDIRDAVKRAKNKDNKHHIINGLLGGLKGYDLYNKGKGLYNGMQGGATKDDLLNMADVSTSITVDFKAEKAEAFSHTFTAVTDSIEAGRAINIHANKGSIHGIGADLIAGTNSLNNDEQSGNINLEAGQDITFESAQNRQNTQNHSQNISVNVGVGYGYGSGGSGWRGNASFGKGKGSSEQVHQKNSHIIGTGTVHSNSGGNTTLAGGVVSANRVEMGVGGDFTITSHSDTGQSSSKQNSVSVGFNGGKKDDAATTNLALNKDKTSSDYHSVVEHSGIKAGDGGFEINVKDTTTLTGGIIDSSASADKNKLTTGTITTSDIANSAKAQASSQGLSLATGGPMSQGKYGLAKNIAKNVLDHAKAKDSQEGQTKAAISNGTIILTDEVEQKALTGQDVEQVIASLNRDTANAHKGVQQLDVTKLEQIVHENREMATQLLEEGFKVSNEAYKTMFIKEHPIAVVERDEQGHIIYKTDENGVPIRDARGQKIPKSHSLTAEEKEHLQAGSDGKVHVSFNGIFIPPEEAAVYAEQHAVNKNEPLYFVVFPQADTALSELLVAGYQKFLENNFWGLTNSTQEAKDLMSRYGNTGLELYAHSRGSMTLGNMLYSFQQQGVHGIANKNTTINLYGPAFNVLVASDLLGYVSDGKQTTVGFDGHRYDFVSRWIGGNSYTYKTILADSNAWKEWWRVVTNPISSHTCLGDASDACKKRYGSSHREQFPLSKTRSKK, from the coding sequence ATGAGATATGAGAAGAGAGAACAAAGAGCGACTTTATTAGGTGTTTTAGTCTCTAGTACGATGCTCAAGAAGGTTTTATTTTGGGGGCTTGGTTTTTCTTGTTTGTTAGCACCTTCAGCGTTACAGGCGCAAATTTCTGTTGATGCGAAGGCGAATTCTGCCCATCGTCCAGATATTGTGGCAGCCCCCAATGGGGTTCCTTCCATTGATATTGTTACCCCCAACAGCAGCGGTTTATCGCACAATAAATATGATGATTTTAATATTGGCCATGTAGGTGTGATTTGGAACAATCATGCGCAAGAAGTGGGACAATCGCAATTGGGGGGCATTATGCCTGGCAATCCACATTTGCGTTTTTCTGGTTCAGCGAAGGTTATTTTAAATGAAGTAACAAGCGGAAAACGCAGTGCGTTGAATGGCCCAGGAGAAGTTTTTGGAAAACAAGCCGATGTGATTATAGCCAACCCCAATGGCATAAGCTGTGATGGTTGTGGGTTTATCAATACGCCCCATGCGACATTAACCACCGGTGTTCCAGAAATTGATGTTTCTGGTTTTTTGAAAGGTTTTGTGGTGAAAGGTGGGGAGATCACTTTTGGTGCAAGGGGTGCGAATTTTTTTTCAGGCAAAGGGGTGGTTGATGTTGTCGATATTGTTTCACGCACTGTGCATTTTGAAGGTCCTGTTGCGGGCAGGGAAATTGGAGTTGCGGCTGGTACGGGAAATTTTGATTATGCTTCTCGCCAAATGAAGGCACTTACCGATATTACTGGTAAGCCGGAATATGCGATAGATGGTTCTGCTTTGGGGGCTCTCCAGGCGGATCAGATTAAACTTGTTGCGACAGAAAAAGGTGTTGGGGTTCGCATGCGCCATGATATGGCGGCCAATGCGGGGCAGTTACATCTTTCTGCGGATGGAAAAATCTCACTACAGAATGCCTTTGGTCATAGGGGTGTTGTTCTGAAATCAAAAAGCCAGAGTGTGTTGGCAAAACACATTGCATCCAAAAAGCATATTGAGATTGCGGCAAAAAAAGATGTGACGTTAGAAACCATTGGGGCAGATGGTCATTTTATAGCAGAGGCACAAGAAGGGCTTTTAACCATTGCCGGGCAAGCGACCTCTGGAGGCAATATGCAGCTGTCTTCGCGCGAAGCCATCAAAGTCTCTGGGCTAGGGGCAGGGGCTGATATAGCGTTTGCAACGGGCGGTGATCTGACCATTGGTGGCACTATTTTGTCTGGGGGCAATTTAAAAGCACATGCTGGTGGTGATATCAGGGCGCATCTTTTAGCCGGTGGGGTTGATATGGCAGCAACGGGGGCTGCTGGGAAGCTTGTTTTGGGCAGCCATGGGGGTGTTGATCTCCAAAGTGTGGGAGGCATTATTGATGCGGAAAGCATTTATGGAGCGGGAGAGATCACCCTGGTTTCTCATAACGGGGTTTCGGTTTCTCAATTTCTTCAATCTCATGATAATGTTGCTATTCATACCCAACCGGATGCTGGAGTTCATTTTGGACAACTGATTGCTTATGGAAGGGCAGACATTGATGGTGGAGCGGTTGATTTTTCTTCTCTGATGACGGGTGGAGATGCTGTTTTAAAGGTCAGGAACCTTGAGGCTGGCACACTGATGACAGGGGGAGATTTTGTCCAATCGAGTGTTTTTGGCAAACTTATTTTGCATGAGAAGGGCTCGCTTTCGATTACGGCACAAAGGGGGATAAAGGTTGGACATATTATCAGTGGTGAAAATATTGCCCTTTTTGCTGGCAACGACATTTATTATGATCAGGTTATCGGCTATGGCAGCACAACACTGACATCGGGATCTGGAGGGATTAGTGTTGAGAATGTGCTGTCTGCCATGGGGGATGTGAGGTTGACAGCAAACACTCTCGATTTAAGCAAGAATTGTTCTCATATTTACACGCCTCAAACGCTGTATTTAAAGGGGGATCATATTGATGTTTCGGGGAGCGAATTGACTTATGGCGGTTTAGACTTTCAAAGCACCAATGCCCTTGATATTCAGCATGCACGGCTGCAAGCAGTGACAGATAAGGGGGGGAGTGGAGATATTGTTTTTAGAGCTCCAGGGATTATGACGGATAAGGAAACATCGGTTTTAGCGGCACGAGATTTTACCATCAAAACAGGGAAGCTTCACAATAGTGGTCAATTGGCAGCGGGGCAGAATTTAGCCTTCAGTGTGACAGGTGATGCGACCAACAGCAAAACGGGTTTAGTCTATGTGAAGGGCAATGGTGCGCTCAAAGTTGATGGGGCTTTGTTGAATGATTTTGGTGCCATTGTGGCAGAGGGTGATTTATCTTTCACCAATTTGGGGGGCACAGGAAAGAGCCTTTCTCTTGTCAACAAAGCAGGTTTGATTCAGGCAGGTGGAAACTTAAACATCCAAACCAAAACATTGCAAAATGAAGCCGATAGCATACCGGAAATGAAGGAAAAAAAGGAATATAGCGATCTTTCATTTCAAAGACCAGAGGGGGCTGATCAACTCAGTGATGGGATGTTATATCAAGATGGGCCCAATCTTTGGGGAAAGGGGCACGAACATCAAAGTCATACGGGACCTTTTAAAGGGCACGTAAAAATTTTCTTAGATACTCCACTTTGGAATAGCAAAGAAGGAACGTATGGTACGGCAACTTTAAAAGATGGATCAGTCTATAAGGCATTTACTTGGGAATTTGAGCCTGTCTATGATCAAAAGTCTGTAAAACGGTATCGATGGGATAACTGGTCGCATATGACAGAGGAGACTGTCACGCAGGCGTTTTCGCATAAACCGGCGGTTCAGGGGATGATTCAGTCTACGGGTGATCTTATTATTCACGCTGATAACATTGAGAATAACTATAGCATCATGAGAGCTGGGGGCAATGCGGATATCTATGTGAGTGTGCTGACCAATGTAGGGGCAACAGCCTATAAAAATACTTATCTTGGTTGTAAGGTCCATACGGATGCTTATTGTTATGGCTATAAAGCCGATGGTAGCCGTGATGTTTCTTTAGATATAGCCAATGGCACGTTTCGTCAGACTGGCTCAGAAGTTCTCGATACGGTTTCTGGTCTTGTTCAAGCGGGTGGCACTTTAAATCTAGTGGTCAATACCCTCAACAATACGGCAGCCGAAGGGTCCATTACGGGAGATGCGCATTTTGAAGCCAAAGCGGTTGGAGGTAATCCGCTGGAGGCGCTGAGTGGTTTGACCGGGGCTGGTGCTCTCTTTACACCAAAAGTGGATCTCAATAATTCAGGGGAACCTTCTGAGGGGCTTCCTTTGCCAAAGCCCCAATCGGGCGGTGTTGGGGGCACGCTACCTCAACAGAATTTCCTTTATGAAACGCGGGCGGAATTCCTTGATGTTGGTAAATTTTATGGATCAGCCTATTTCTTGAACAGAATTGGCTACAATCCTGATAGGGAGATTTTTTTCTTAGGGGATGCTTATTTTGAAAAGCAATTGGTAGAAAAACAAATGCGTGATCTTGTGGGTCAAGGTTTAGGCAAAGGCTCCTTTATTCCAGGAAGTGATGCCATTGAACAAGTCAAAACCTTGCTAGATGTAGGGGCAGACTATGTAAAAGCCAACAATCTTGTCTTTGGAGAAGCTTTAAGTGAAGAACAATTGGCAAGTTTAGAAGCGCCCATGGTGATTTATGTGCGTCAAAGAATAAAGGGCATGGATGTTTATGCTCCCGTTCTTTACATCCCTGAAAAAGATAGCGCCTCCTTTGTTTCTGCTGGGGCTTTGATCATGGGCGATGATGTCAATATCACCAGCCAAAATACAAGCACTTCAACGGTTACCAATTCAGGGCGTATTGCAGCAAATCACCAGTTGCATGTGCATGGCGGGGATATTCTCAGTCAAGGAGGGCATTTTGCTGCGGGGAGTGATGCTGTTTTGCTTGCGGAGAACAATATTCATTTGGATGCAGGGCGCACAATGGTTGACGGTGTGGAAACTGTTTTAAACACCAATGCGCTTTCTGCTGGGGGCAATGCGACAGTTCTTGCTAAGAAAGATATGACAGCCTCTGGGGTAAAGATCAGCACAGGGGGTGATCTTGCCATGGCCACAGAGCAGGGCAATTTGACAATCGGTGCCATAAAAACTACCGACCATGATGCGCAGGGTAATGCATCCATGCATCAACAATCAGAAGTTAATTCTGGAGGCTCAACAACGCTTTCCTCTGGAAAGGATCTGAATATTCTGGGCTCTGAAGTTCAAACGAAGGATAATCTTTTCTTACAAGCAAAAGACACTGTTTCGCTTGATGCCACGCGCAACAGTGCCAATAGCTATCGGGGGGATCACACCTCCCATGTTGCTGTGCATAATGGCTCTTATTTAAGTTCTGGAAAAGAGACCACTGTTCTCTCTGGAAAAGATATCCGTGTTTTTGCGTCCGATATCGATGCGAAGGGCAATGTTGCTCTTGGTGCTCAAGGGAATATCACGATAGATACCAAATCTGATGAGATGGAGTATCATCTTCAGGGTACAAATCTTAAAGTGGATATGCAAGCCTCGCGAGCCGTTGGCTCTTCGATCAATGCTGGGGGTGATTTTACTGCTATTGCAGGCCAAGATGGCACACCACATGATCTCACCATCACGGGCAGTGCTGTTACGGCTGATGGCAAGGTAGAGCTGAAAGCCAGCAATGCTATTCTCATCACCAATGCGGAAAATAGCTTACAGTATGAGATGTCGTATCATAAAAAGGGTGGGGTGTTCAGTAGCAGCAAATCCCAGCATAACAAGATTGATGCGGCTCAAGTTGTGGGCTCACTCATATCTGGGGGCAAAGGTGTTGCTCTTGACTCAGCAAACAACACGGAGATTGTAGCCTCGATATTCACAGCCGGTAAGCCAGGGGAGAAAACGCCAGAAGAGCAGGCCAAAGCTGATATGACCATTCACTCTGGTGGAAATATTCTCATCAAAGGGGCGCAAGAAAAATACAACCAGCAACAACAATCGTCGACAAGCAGTGTTTTGCATGAGAAATCTTCCGATAATTCTGAAGCGCACACTACAACGGTTTCCTCTATCCTTGGAGCGACGGGCAATATTGTGTTAGACGCACAAGGGGATGCCACCCTCACGGCTTCTCATATGATTGCCAATGAAGATATTAACGTGGCAGGACAAAGCGTGACGATTGATGGCATGACAGATCACCATAGCAGCCATTCAGAAACCCATGAAACGGGTTTTGGTGTGGGATCAGGCAAGGGTTTTGTTTCGATCTACGGGAGTGAATCAAAGACAGAGAATGAAGAAAGTTTTGAACATCAAGGCTCTTCGCTCAATGGGAAAAATATCACCATCACCGCCAAAAAAGAAGATGTGAATGTGGTGGGTTCTGACTTTAGCGCAGGGGAAGATATTAAGCTTTCGGCAGTCCATAATGTGAATGTTTTGCCTGGTCATAAGAGTCATAGCGCGAGCACACAGGAAGAACGCTCAGGTTTTGGCTTTCAGTTTGAAAAGAACCGCAGTGGTGCCTCTGTGGGTGTGGGGGTTGCGAGCGCCAAAGATACGGGCGATCAATGGGAAAAGTCCAATACACCATCCAATTTCAAAGCGGGCAGAGATGTGCAGATCAATGCCGGCAATGATGTGAATTTACAAGCGACAAATGTTTCGGCAAATCGTGATGTCAACATTGATGCTGGCAATAATATCACGCTTGAGACAAGCTATGATATCTCTAAGGCAGAAGAAAAGCATGAAAAATCCTTTGCTGGTGTGACAGGTTCTGTCAATGTTGGTATTCTTGGTACGGTACAAGATATAAGGGATGCAGTAAAGCGAGCTAAAAATAAGGATAACAAACACCACATTATTAATGGTTTGCTTGGCGGTTTAAAAGGTTATGATCTCTATAACAAAGGCAAAGGTCTTTACAATGGGATGCAGGGTGGAGCAACCAAAGATGACCTTCTTAATATGGCGGATGTTTCAACCAGCATTACGGTAGACTTTAAAGCTGAAAAGGCAGAGGCATTTTCTCACACCTTCACCGCAGTAACAGATAGCATAGAAGCAGGGCGTGCCATTAACATACATGCCAACAAAGGCAGCATCCATGGTATTGGTGCTGATCTTATCGCTGGCACAAACTCTCTGAACAATGATGAACAGAGCGGAAATATTAATTTGGAAGCAGGACAAGATATCACCTTTGAAAGTGCGCAAAATAGGCAAAACACGCAAAACCATTCGCAAAATATTTCTGTAAATGTTGGTGTTGGCTACGGTTATGGGAGTGGCGGTTCAGGCTGGAGGGGCAATGCTTCTTTTGGAAAAGGAAAAGGCTCCAGTGAACAGGTACACCAGAAGAACAGCCATATTATAGGCACGGGCACTGTTCATAGCAACAGTGGGGGAAACACCACACTAGCGGGGGGTGTGGTTTCTGCAAACCGTGTAGAGATGGGTGTTGGTGGTGATTTCACCATTACAAGCCACAGTGATACGGGACAAAGTTCCAGCAAGCAAAACTCTGTTTCTGTTGGCTTTAATGGTGGAAAAAAGGATGATGCGGCGACAACCAATCTTGCCTTGAACAAGGATAAAACCTCTAGCGATTATCACAGTGTTGTGGAACACTCCGGCATCAAAGCGGGTGATGGCGGTTTTGAGATCAACGTTAAAGATACAACAACCCTGACCGGGGGGATTATCGACAGCAGTGCATCAGCCGACAAAAACAAACTGACCACCGGAACCATCACCACGAGTGATATTGCCAACAGTGCTAAAGCGCAAGCCAGCAGCCAGGGTTTAAGCCTTGCTACGGGTGGTCCCATGTCTCAGGGCAAATACGGTCTTGCGAAAAACATCGCCAAAAATGTCTTAGATCATGCAAAAGCCAAAGATTCACAGGAAGGGCAAACCAAAGCTGCTATCAGCAATGGCACCATCATCCTGACAGATGAGGTTGAGCAAAAGGCATTGACAGGACAAGATGTGGAACAAGTAATCGCCTCCCTTAACCGCGATACTGCCAACGCCCATAAGGGGGTACAACAGCTTGATGTTACCAAGCTGGAACAAATTGTCCATGAAAACCGTGAAATGGCGACACAATTGCTGGAAGAAGGGTTTAAAGTTAGCAATGAAGCTTACAAAACCATGTTTATCAAAGAACATCCCATCGCCGTGGTGGAGCGTGATGAACAGGGACATATCATCTATAAGACAGATGAAAATGGGGTACCTATAAGAGACGCTCGTGGACAAAAAATTCCGAAATCTCATTCTTTAACGGCTGAGGAGAAGGAACATTTGCAAGCTGGTTCTGATGGCAAGGTGCATGTGTCGTTCAATGGTATCTTTATACCACCAGAGGAAGCTGCTGTTTATGCCGAGCAACATGCTGTTAATAAAAATGAACCGCTTTATTTTGTGGTGTTTCCACAAGCCGATACGGCTCTCTCAGAACTTCTGGTAGCGGGGTATCAGAAGTTTCTGGAAAATAACTTTTGGGGTTTGACCAATTCAACACAAGAAGCAAAAGATCTGATGTCTCGCTATGGTAATACAGGGTTAGAACTTTATGCCCATAGTCGCGGTAGCATGACATTGGGGAATATGCTGTATTCTTTTCAACAACAAGGTGTGCACGGGATAGCTAACAAAAACACGACTATCAATCTCTATGGACCAGCCTTTAATGTTTTAGTTGCATCCGATCTGTTAGGCTATGTGAGTGACGGCAAACAAACCACTGTTGGTTTTGATGGGCATAGATATGATTTTGTCAGCCGATGGATTGGCGGTAATAGCTATACTTACAAGACAATTCTTGCAGACAGTAATGCTTGGAAAGAATGGTGGAGAGTGGTTACAAATCCCATAAGTTCCCATACCTGTCTTGGAGATGCGAGTGACGCGTGTAAAAAGCGCTATGGCTCATCTCATCGTGAACAATTTCCTTTAAGTAAAACAAGGAGTAAAAAATGA
- a CDS encoding hemagglutinin repeat-containing protein — MQSASMSVGYGYGSGGSGWRGNASFGKGRGSSEQVHQKNSHIIGTGTVHSNSGGNTTLAGGVVSANRVEMGVGGDFTITSHSDTGQSSSKQNSVSVGFNGGKKDDAATTNLALNKDKTFSDYHSVVEHSGIKAGDGGFDITVAGATTLTGGIIDSSASADKNKLTTGTITTSDIANSAKAQASSQGLSLATGGPMSQGKYGLAKNIAKNVLDHAKAKDSQEGQTKAAISNGTIILTDEVEQKALTGQDVEQAIASLNRDTANAHKGVQQLDVAKLEQIVHENREMATQLLEEGFKVSNEAYKTMFIKEHPIAVVDRDEQGHIIYETDANGEPIENARGQNIPKSHSLTAEEKEHLQAGSDGKVHVSFNGIFTPPEEAAVYAEQHAVNKNEPLYFVVFPQADTALSELLVAGYQKLLENNFWGLTNSTQEAKDLMSRYGNTGLELYAHSRGSMTLGNMLYSFQQQGVHGIANKNTTINLYGPAFNVLVASDLLGYVSDGKQTTVGFDGHRYDFVSRWIGGNSYTYKTIPSDSNAWKEWWRMFTDPDNPHTCLGDANLNCISMYGSSHLKQKP, encoded by the coding sequence TTGCAAAGTGCTTCAATGAGTGTTGGCTACGGTTATGGGAGTGGCGGTTCAGGCTGGAGGGGCAATGCTTCTTTTGGAAAAGGAAGAGGCTCCAGTGAACAGGTACACCAGAAGAACAGCCATATTATAGGCACGGGCACTGTTCATAGCAACAGTGGGGGAAACACCACACTAGCGGGGGGTGTGGTTTCTGCAAACCGTGTAGAGATGGGTGTTGGTGGTGATTTCACCATTACAAGCCACAGTGATACGGGACAAAGTTCCAGCAAGCAAAACTCTGTTTCTGTTGGCTTTAATGGTGGAAAAAAGGATGATGCGGCGACAACCAATCTTGCCTTGAACAAGGATAAAACCTTTAGCGATTATCACAGTGTTGTGGAACACTCCGGCATCAAAGCGGGTGATGGCGGCTTTGATATTACAGTGGCAGGTGCAACAACCCTGACCGGGGGGATTATCGACAGCAGCGCATCAGCCGACAAAAACAAACTGACCACCGGAACCATCACCACGAGTGATATTGCCAACAGTGCTAAAGCGCAAGCCAGCAGCCAGGGTTTAAGCCTTGCTACGGGTGGTCCCATGTCTCAGGGCAAATACGGTCTTGCGAAAAACATCGCCAAAAATGTCTTAGATCATGCAAAAGCCAAAGATTCACAGGAAGGGCAAACCAAAGCTGCTATCAGCAATGGCACCATCATCCTGACAGATGAGGTTGAGCAAAAGGCATTGACAGGGCAAGATGTGGAACAAGCAATCGCCTCCCTTAACCGCGATACTGCCAACGCCCATAAGGGGGTACAACAGCTTGATGTTGCCAAGCTGGAACAAATTGTCCATGAAAACCGTGAAATGGCGACACAATTGCTGGAAGAAGGGTTTAAAGTTAGCAATGAAGCTTACAAAACCATGTTTATCAAAGAACATCCCATCGCCGTGGTCGACCGTGATGAACAGGGACATATCATCTATGAAACAGATGCAAATGGGGAGCCTATAGAAAACGCTCGTGGACAAAATATTCCGAAATCTCATTCTTTAACGGCTGAGGAGAAGGAACATTTGCAAGCCGGTTCTGATGGCAAGGTGCATGTGTCGTTCAATGGCATCTTTACACCCCCAGAGGAAGCTGCTGTTTATGCCGAGCAACATGCTGTTAATAAAAATGAACCGCTTTATTTTGTGGTGTTTCCACAAGCCGATACGGCTCTCTCAGAACTTCTGGTAGCGGGGTATCAGAAGTTACTGGAAAATAACTTTTGGGGTTTGACCAATTCAACACAAGAAGCAAAAGATCTGATGTCTCGCTATGGTAATACAGGGTTAGAACTTTATGCCCATAGTCGCGGTAGCATGACATTGGGGAATATGCTGTATTCTTTTCAACAACAAGGTGTGCACGGGATAGCTAACAAAAACACGACTATCAATCTCTATGGACCAGCCTTTAATGTTTTAGTTGCATCCGATCTGTTAGGCTATGTGAGTGACGGCAAACAAACCACTGTTGGTTTTGATGGGCATAGATATGATTTTGTCAGCCGATGGATTGGCGGTAATAGCTATACTTACAAGACAATTCCTTCAGACAGTAATGCTTGGAAAGAATGGTGGAGAATGTTTACAGATCCTGACAATCCTCATACTTGTCTTGGAGATGCAAATCTTAATTGTATTAGTATGTATGGTTCATCTCATTTAAAACAAAAACCTTGA
- the cpdR gene encoding cell cycle two-component system response regulator CpdR, with translation MKRILLAEDDNDMRRFLAKALERAGYEVADFDNGASAYERLQEEAFSLLLTDIVMPEMDGIELARRATEIDPDLRVMFITGFAAVALNSNSDAPPDAKVLSKPFHLRDLVNEVEKILIAA, from the coding sequence ATGAAAAGAATCCTGCTCGCAGAAGATGATAACGATATGCGCCGTTTTCTAGCAAAAGCTCTAGAACGTGCCGGCTACGAAGTGGCCGATTTCGATAATGGTGCTAGCGCCTATGAACGTTTACAAGAAGAAGCATTTTCTCTTCTCCTTACTGATATTGTGATGCCAGAAATGGATGGAATCGAACTAGCACGACGCGCTACTGAAATTGATCCTGATTTACGAGTAATGTTCATTACAGGCTTTGCAGCAGTTGCACTCAATTCAAATAGCGATGCCCCTCCAGATGCAAAAGTGCTTTCTAAACCCTTTCACTTACGTGATCTTGTGAATGAGGTTGAAAAAATACTTATAGCTGCTTAG
- a CDS encoding serine aminopeptidase domain-containing protein, which produces MERSLYSPDLRIPPANIHNNHLKIDTDRKIRFAITHPEIKKAKGTIVILESYANALEEYFLPMNEISNRGFYTAIFDWFGREESQPDKQKQSRYNYFNINNDINDLNEFLKNIVYCNCPPPYYMLTYGMGGLIALSGLDLINHKFNKMLCISPLFAPFGNKTNSFQHKLTQLLSDIGLGFLPAKGGEKLKQKSTQFMRINEAALSSDFLIKRPTSRWMASVLNAIDSVKKNILNGHLEIPTLFILANQNNIANNIEIRQLCQYTHLTDSITITGAELDTIMHEESYQKQFWIAFDAFIRG; this is translated from the coding sequence TTGGAAAGATCTCTTTATTCCCCAGACTTGAGAATTCCTCCTGCCAATATCCATAATAACCACCTTAAAATAGACACTGATCGCAAAATTCGTTTTGCGATAACACATCCCGAAATAAAAAAAGCCAAAGGAACAATTGTTATTCTTGAAAGCTATGCAAATGCTTTAGAAGAATATTTTTTACCAATGAATGAAATTTCCAACCGCGGTTTTTACACAGCAATATTTGATTGGTTTGGTCGAGAAGAATCGCAACCCGATAAACAAAAACAGAGTCGATATAATTATTTTAATATTAACAATGATATTAATGACTTAAATGAGTTTCTTAAAAATATTGTTTATTGTAATTGTCCACCACCTTACTACATGCTAACTTATGGCATGGGGGGACTGATAGCACTTAGCGGATTGGATCTCATTAACCATAAGTTTAATAAAATGCTCTGCATTTCTCCCCTTTTTGCTCCATTTGGCAATAAAACAAATAGCTTTCAACATAAATTAACACAACTTCTTTCTGATATCGGTCTTGGATTTTTACCAGCGAAAGGTGGGGAAAAATTAAAACAAAAAAGTACGCAATTTATGCGCATCAATGAAGCAGCTTTATCCTCTGATTTTCTTATAAAACGTCCGACATCTCGATGGATGGCATCAGTACTCAATGCAATTGATAGCGTGAAAAAAAATATCCTTAATGGGCATTTAGAAATTCCAACATTGTTTATTCTTGCCAACCAAAACAATATAGCCAATAACATTGAAATACGACAATTATGCCAATATACGCATCTGACAGACAGTATTACAATTACAGGTGCCGAACTTGATACCATCATGCATGAAGAAAGTTACCAAAAACAATTTTGGATTGCATTTGATGCATTTATTCGTGGATGA